Proteins co-encoded in one Gopherus evgoodei ecotype Sinaloan lineage chromosome 4, rGopEvg1_v1.p, whole genome shotgun sequence genomic window:
- the C4H6orf89 gene encoding bombesin receptor-activated protein C6orf89 homolog isoform X2 has translation MELSASELSIYDKLSETIDLVRQTGHQCGMSEKAIEKFVKQLLEKNEPQRGPPRYPLLMALYKGLLTLGLILLTVYFVMQPYSPSPPETTLSRAHAWGFLVGHIRLLSLPIAKKYMLEKCHDWWGLDCRQNGSEIPANCSCCAAIQSLQVVTDLGQLSENLQRPQPLLIKTGQHLSYDELKHFQSQYPELTEITIEENSAELWRCLPRQMFPFAFPWYKALNKTQILQELFPAFSLLAFPKAISLESCFLIRNPELGNKTHRLHSMFAVGSGQLTLNIAPSAECRGHCRTLLVELEAGDFGYASADYWKMSFNSRGAEPIVICDGSAS, from the exons ATGGAACTTTCTGCCAGCGAACTCAGCATTTATGACAAGCTGTCGGAGACCATTGACCTGGTGAGGCAGACTGGACACCAGTGTGGAATGTCAGAAAAAGCCATTGAGAAGTTTGTCAAGCAGCTCTTGGAAAAGAATGAGCCCCAGAGGGGACCCCCCCGGTACCCTCTCTTGATGGCTCTCTACAAG GGCCTGCTTACGCTGGGCTTAATCTTGCTAACTGTGTACTTCGTGATGCAGCCGTATAGCCCTTCGCCACCTGAAACCACTCTCTCCAGGGCCCATGCCTGGGGCTTCCTCGTCGGTCACATCCGGCTGCTGTCTTTGCCTATTGCCAAGAAGTACATGCTGGAGA AGTGCCATGACTGGTGGGGACTAGATTGCAGGCAGAATGGTTCTGAGATTCCTGCCAACTGCTCTTGCTGCGCTGCCATTCAAAGCCTCCAGGTAGTGACTGACCTAGGACAATTATCAGAAAACCTCCAGAGGCCTCAGCCCCTCTTAATCAAG ACAGGGCAGCATCTGTCTTATGATGAACTGAAGCATTTTCAGTCCCAGTACCCGGAATTGACAGAGATCACAATAGAAGAGAATTCAGCTGAACTCTGGCGCTGCCTTCCAAGACAGATGTTTCCATTTGCCTTCCCATG gTACAAAGCCCTGAATAAAACTCAGATTCTCCAGGAACTTTTCCCTGCCTTTTCTTTGCTGGCGTTCCCAAAGGCAATCTCCCTGGAAAGCTGCTTTCTCATTCGCAACCCAGAGTTAGGGAATAAG ACCCACAGACTGCACAGCATGTTTGCTGTTGGAAGTGGCCAGCTAACCCTGAATATTGCACCTTCCGCTGAGTGCAGAGGACACTGCAGGACTCTGTTAGTGGAGTTGGAAGCTGGGGATTTCG GCTATGCCAGCGCAGATTACTGGAAGATGAGCTTTAACTCCAGAGGAGCAGAGCCCATAGTTATTTGCGATGGATCTGCTAGCTAG
- the C4H6orf89 gene encoding bombesin receptor-activated protein C6orf89 homolog isoform X1 encodes MGDFSLVAMELSASELSIYDKLSETIDLVRQTGHQCGMSEKAIEKFVKQLLEKNEPQRGPPRYPLLMALYKGLLTLGLILLTVYFVMQPYSPSPPETTLSRAHAWGFLVGHIRLLSLPIAKKYMLEKCHDWWGLDCRQNGSEIPANCSCCAAIQSLQVVTDLGQLSENLQRPQPLLIKTGQHLSYDELKHFQSQYPELTEITIEENSAELWRCLPRQMFPFAFPWYKALNKTQILQELFPAFSLLAFPKAISLESCFLIRNPELGNKTHRLHSMFAVGSGQLTLNIAPSAECRGHCRTLLVELEAGDFGYASADYWKMSFNSRGAEPIVICDGSAS; translated from the exons atggg GGATTTTTCACTGGTGGCTATGGAACTTTCTGCCAGCGAACTCAGCATTTATGACAAGCTGTCGGAGACCATTGACCTGGTGAGGCAGACTGGACACCAGTGTGGAATGTCAGAAAAAGCCATTGAGAAGTTTGTCAAGCAGCTCTTGGAAAAGAATGAGCCCCAGAGGGGACCCCCCCGGTACCCTCTCTTGATGGCTCTCTACAAG GGCCTGCTTACGCTGGGCTTAATCTTGCTAACTGTGTACTTCGTGATGCAGCCGTATAGCCCTTCGCCACCTGAAACCACTCTCTCCAGGGCCCATGCCTGGGGCTTCCTCGTCGGTCACATCCGGCTGCTGTCTTTGCCTATTGCCAAGAAGTACATGCTGGAGA AGTGCCATGACTGGTGGGGACTAGATTGCAGGCAGAATGGTTCTGAGATTCCTGCCAACTGCTCTTGCTGCGCTGCCATTCAAAGCCTCCAGGTAGTGACTGACCTAGGACAATTATCAGAAAACCTCCAGAGGCCTCAGCCCCTCTTAATCAAG ACAGGGCAGCATCTGTCTTATGATGAACTGAAGCATTTTCAGTCCCAGTACCCGGAATTGACAGAGATCACAATAGAAGAGAATTCAGCTGAACTCTGGCGCTGCCTTCCAAGACAGATGTTTCCATTTGCCTTCCCATG gTACAAAGCCCTGAATAAAACTCAGATTCTCCAGGAACTTTTCCCTGCCTTTTCTTTGCTGGCGTTCCCAAAGGCAATCTCCCTGGAAAGCTGCTTTCTCATTCGCAACCCAGAGTTAGGGAATAAG ACCCACAGACTGCACAGCATGTTTGCTGTTGGAAGTGGCCAGCTAACCCTGAATATTGCACCTTCCGCTGAGTGCAGAGGACACTGCAGGACTCTGTTAGTGGAGTTGGAAGCTGGGGATTTCG GCTATGCCAGCGCAGATTACTGGAAGATGAGCTTTAACTCCAGAGGAGCAGAGCCCATAGTTATTTGCGATGGATCTGCTAGCTAG